Genomic DNA from Gossypium hirsutum isolate 1008001.06 chromosome A01, Gossypium_hirsutum_v2.1, whole genome shotgun sequence:
agtaGCTTTTAgttattgaaaaagaaattgaatttagtTATTTAATTCCATACAATATGATACATATACTACCTatatgaaatcatcaattaagaCAGCTTCCAAAAACCACCAACTTGGTTACCTTGCTATCAATTGTtcacttttaaatattattttcttaggATCAACAGTATGTTTACTTTtaattagtgtaaaaacagtaatgacggtaaaattaaatattatagtgtaagataaaaaataaactaaatacatTGCACCCATCGTCCATCTAAATCTATCCTTAATCAACTGATTATAGCATTTTacagtttttatatatatataaatcaaacactTTTAAGAGCAAATTATTCCCACTCACATATTACAACTCAATTCATAATGTGGACTTATTTTAGTTCAAGTACTATAATGTTAGGATTCtgtttagatttattttagtttttttttcaataaatttattcTACTTtaggtttaaatatttttttgattattAGCCTAATTGTGTTTTGTAAATTGATTATTGTTGAGTGGAGGTCTGACTTTTTTGAAGAAAGTCTTCAAAGTATCGTCAATTCAATTTGGGAGTTGACAAATCCTTCAATGGAAAGTATTGTTCTGGTGTCATGGTTTTGTCCCCGGTCTCCATGAAGAGTTGTTGTATGGTTCACAGAGGGGGTCATCTCGATTGGTGGAGATACAACCTGCAAGAGCTTAAGGGAGAAGCGTTAGTATTGTGCACAATATTAATCATGGAGAAGGTGGGTACGGGAATTCAAACCACCAACCAAGGTATATGTAGCCTTTACATTGCAACCATGGTACATATGCATTGATCGGTGGTCCGAATCTTTGCACTCGCACTCtccataatttatattttatacacTAGTAACACCTCTCTCAAATCTTGCAAATATCACTAGTCGAGAAACCCCCTTCATAAACCGTACAACGACTTTCCACAAAGGCTGAGGACAAGACCCCGACATAGGGATAATACTTTCGAAAGCAACGTCAATTACCTAATAGACAACACTTTAAAGAATTATCTCGAAAGAATTGATCCTATCCAACAATTATGATTACAACTATTCGAATGTATTGATTCTAACTACAATTATTTTTTACTTGcaattatacttatatttttgCAAAAGTataaaatagaaaaggaaataaTTTAGAGAAAGATTCTACTGTGTTAGAACAGAGAAAAGACAGaaaatgattgatttttttttctttctataagATGAAAATGATTGATTACCAAAGAATGATGCATGCACGACAGTCAAAGGGATTTTGTCTAAGATGCCACTTGCATTGGGCATTAAGTTGGATGAAAACAAGCAATTATAAAGGTCAAAAATCACTTTGCCAATATGTAGGACAAATTTATCATCATTCCCAAAAAATCCAAATCAtgtttcatgatttttttttaaatttgaaaatttatgtgaaacattttataatttttagtttcaCTTGTgggaaattaaaaattcaattgtcAATTATATCGATGACATTTTGATGATCTATATAGCATGGTTTCTACAAAATTAACACTAAAAAGAAATCCTGAAAAAGATTCTTGAACCCCACAGCTTCGATTCACTGCATAATTTAGCCattgaatcatatatatatatatataattgccttatacttttctttttccttctaacCAAACACACTCTAAAAACTCTTCCTACTATTTTCTTACAAATTTAAGACACCCAACAAGAAGCATGTTATTGCACCATCAACACAATAAACAAAAAAGATCAAATTTCCCATAAACCCAGCTTAACTCCAAGTTGACCTATCACCACCAATCAAACAAGCATAGAGTTCATCAATTTGCAACACTTCATGATCTTCATGAAAGCTCGAGCTTCCCCCTTCTTCACTAGACCCTGTCGAATTGCAAGAAACAAAGTAGTTAAGAGGCTGATCTTgttgttgttgatgatgatgatgattagcTCTTTGATTATTATTCATGGCAAACATAGTCTCTTGAGCTTTCCTTAACTCTTCTTGAAGATACTTGACATCTTTCTCGAGCCTTCTTTTTTCAGACAATGCATTCTCTAGTTTCACTTGAAGTGTGTTGTAATCGAGTTCCAAGCTCTGTGTCTTCCATCGGGCTCGCTTGTTTTGGTACCAAATCGCCACTTGTCTCGGTGGAACACCCAGCTGGTTAGCGAGTTGAAGTTTGAGCTCTGGTTCAAGCTTCTTGTTGGCACTGAAACTTCTCTCTAGCAACCTTCCTTGCTCTTGGTTTAGCCTCTTTTTATTGTATTTTGGGGAATATAGTTTTTGGCTTTGGAAATCCATAATTTTGAGAGACCTAAAGAAAGTAAATTTGGGTTGGGAATTTTCTAGTGGCTTGATAAccctatatatacatatatatatgtatcaagtTTTGATTAAGCCATTGAAGAAGGGGGTCCTACCAAAAAATGAAAAGGATATGTGAAGaagaaatagaagaagagagAGTGAGGAGGCTAGGCGGCTTACATATAGCATTCAAGTCATGCATAGGTATTGTCTTCACGTGGATTGGTCCTactcatgcaaatatatataatatgttatcTTATATATGATTgggtgaaaattaaaattaattatttgtttttcttcttcttcttttttaagatTTCGTTGCATCCAAAACATTTCTAAAATAAATCTCTCCAACATactattgatattttttttaaaaaattgtgaaaaaagtggggaataaataaatatacatatatatagctaCTTAATCGATTCTTGATAAGATGATTGATTAAATCAATCctttgaatatataaaaaaaataggctctattttaagataaatattttaatgcACAACTTGTGTAAGAAAATTTACTTGAGTGAATGGGAACATATTTAGTCTTATCGTATCATTACAGCGAAAGCTATATATAAGCAATTGTTTCAAACTCAAGTGTCCATATATGGACCGAATCCTTTTACTTTctcaaagaagaaagaaaaataaaataaatagaacaaagtgaaatataatatatatatatatatacacctgcATTTTGGAGTTGTTAATATTTGACTGCAAGATTGAAccaaaaaatatgtatatattttgacTATCAGAGTCACAATTTGATCAGAACTGGCGGCCGACATtgcaacataaaaaataatagttaatAATACGAAAACCATTAGATGCATGCTTTCTCAATTGAAGATGAAATGTATGATAGTGTTTCCTTTTAAGATTATATTTTGGATGCTGTACAATGCTCTTTGAGTTCAATTTTTATAAGAATATAaagtttgataataaaaaaaaaaggaaagttaggTGCCAGATTGAATATTGAAGCTTAATTCAGATACTTAAggctaaaagaaaatttaaatattaagttGAAAAAACTCTAGTACCAAATACTAAATTGAACATTAAAGTAAAATTTAGGTATTAAATAGTATATTAATAACTTGGTTTTAAAATGTGTTCTCTGGGTTTAATTGGTGGGAATCATATTCTCATTgctaaaaaatcattaatttttttagagaTAATTGCATCAGACATTCCCAAACTATTAGCCTTATTCTAAGCTGGTcctcaaactttaaaatattctaattgcaTCCTCAAACtattgatgttatatcaataaggtTCTTCCATTactaaaatagttaatttaaCCGTAAGACATCAAATCTTACGTGAcaaagaaaatttttcattttaaattatttcacatAAAATTTCATGTGTCACTTAATTGTTAAActaataatttcaataatagaATAACCTTATTGCTATAACATTGACAGTTTGAGaatgtaattagaatattttaaagtttgaggatcaatttagaataaaaatcataatttaaggaTGTTTAGTGCAATTATTTCATATTCTTAAGAATGTAGCTTTATTTTAGGAGGTTTTTTGTTCATATCTTTTCTTCGAATTACTTTTCCGGAATGTGATTATTCgacaaattaatattttcatatagttagaaataattttgaagcaaaattatcattttttaattatttttacaaaataaatttttaacagtaaattcataaaaataattaattttaaattaattttaagtgctatcaaattaaaacaatttacattctaattcaaatatattttcaatattttaaatatattttctatttaatcatatgctaaaaatataaatgtatattaaAGAGTTAATTACACCAAACATCCCCAAATTATGACACTCATTCTAAATTGACCCTAAGCTTCAAAATGTTCTAATTACATCCTTAAACCATCTTCTTTCATTATTGAAAccattaatttaaccattaaataacACGTAAAAGCTTATGAgacttaatttaaaataatttttttaaaattaaagtaaaatgttGCCACataatttttaaactaaaaactaaaaatataagtaaagtcaaaaaaatagagtaaaatatagttttcataaaaacttcaaaaacctCAAATCCGAGATTTTTAAAGTAGCTATTTTTACAATAATTAttgttctttaaaatttttattttttaaattgtgttACATAGGATATGACGTctcatttaattgttaaattggcAATTTTAGTAATAGAATTGCCTTATTGACATAACATCAATGGTTTGAGGATGTAATTGTAGAATGTTTAAAGTTTAATGAGCAATTTAAAACGAGGACAATAGTTTGAGATGTTTGGTGGAATTAACTCATATGAAAATGTTGAgataaatatattaattcatttttatttaaaataaatattatttaaaaaataagtagattaagaaaataaatatgatttatttttataatatgtcaaatattataatattacttTTTCGATTATTACATTCTTAAAAACCACAttccattaaaaaaaatgaaataagaaagcACCggcattatttttatttagaataaataaatattatttagaaaaataaatagattaagcaacacatgttattatttataaactataatttgttaataataaaaattattgaaacacattaaaattaatcacttgtattttatttgaagttggtaattttgaaaattataccCACATTTTATATAAAGTATTTAATGAACCATAATTTTCCTAAAActttaattaacaattttttatatatacctcaaatattataatattacttTTCTGATAATTACATCCTTAAAATTCGCATTCCATTAAAATATTGACATAAGG
This window encodes:
- the LOC107917129 gene encoding homeobox-leucine zipper protein ATHB-52, with product MDFQSQKLYSPKYNKKRLNQEQGRLLERSFSANKKLEPELKLQLANQLGVPPRQVAIWYQNKRARWKTQSLELDYNTLQVKLENALSEKRRLEKDVKYLQEELRKAQETMFAMNNNQRANHHHHQQQQDQPLNYFVSCNSTGSSEEGGSSSFHEDHEVLQIDELYACLIGGDRSTWS